The genomic stretch TCAGGCCTCCCATGGTATGATGTACGGCTGGCTTTCTGGGTGTCGCATAGAAGGGTGCTTTCTCCACCTTTAAGCTAAAGGTATCCTTATGGAATTCAGGATCAAAGCCCTGCTCCACATAGGAATTATATTTCTCAACGGTAGCTTTAAGGATTGCAGGCTCCATACCGACTTTCATTGCCAACTCTTCTATGGTATCCGCTCTGAATAAGGTACCAGCCTCTACCTGCTGGTCTATTTTCTCCTGGCTCGTATTGGCTGCGGTTTTCTTTATCTCATCATCAGCAATTAAGTAGAACAGACCTCCCTGATCAATGGCAGCTTTTGTTAACACATCTCTTCCGGAAAATTCATTGATAAATCGTTTTCCTTCTAGATTGACGATTACGAAATTTTCAGGTGGTACCTGAAGTCCACTGAATAGCTCACCGGTCTCAGGATCAGCCACAGGCATCATCTGCGTAAATCCCATTCCAGTCAGTGCTGCTCCTACCGTTTTACCAAGCTGTATTCCATCACCTGTCATAGCATAGGAATTCGTTGTCCTTATATCATCATCAATGTGGCTCCAATAAGTGTTATATTCCTTCAGCATCTTTGTATTTGCGCCAAAGCCACCACTTGCAAGAATAACTGCCTTCGCGTGTACTGTTAGCTTCTGACCATTGACTCCTGTTGCTATTACTCCTTTTATTTCCCCGTTCTCTATGATAAATTCCTTTACAGGACTGTCCGTGATAATCTTTCCAGAGCATTCCTCTACATATTTACTAAGAGCAAGTATAAATGCAGTACCATAGCTTTTCACAGGCTTATGACCTCGGCGCCAGAGAGCACCAACGGGCGCAAATACGATGCTCTTATCATACTCGACACCTATTTCCTCCAGCCAGTTTACACTCTCTAAGGCTCTGTCTGTCAGAATTTTTACCAGGTCGTACTGTCCGTATATGGTGTTGCCATTTAAGTCCGTTCTTTTTCCGCCAAAATATGTCTGTATTCTGTGAAGAAGCGGTGAGTCAAATAGATGCCCTTTTTGTGTTCCAAACTTATTCTGGTAGGCAGCAAAATCTTCCTTCAATGCTCGGAAATCCTCCAGATATTCTGCGTGGATCTCTCTTTCATCTGTACTTAATAGTGCTTCAAGAGTATGTCTTTCTCCCGGATTCTCTTCAAACCTCATCTGCCACTTCGGATCTGCTGCATTGACAGGACCGCCGGAACGTATGGTATTTCCACCCACTGCCGGGTATTTCTCAAGAACAATTGCACTGCAGCCATTCTGTAAAACAGTAGCCGCTGCACTTAGTCCAGCGCCTCCTCCGCCTACAACGA from Anaerocolumna sp. AGMB13020 encodes the following:
- a CDS encoding flavocytochrome c — its product is MKLIAIVGTNAKQSYNRKLLQFMKKHFESKAEIELLEIKDVPMFNQSDNQSYGEVIQRFNDKITACDGVIMATPEYNHSIPSGLKSLIEWLSFDLHPLAGKPVMIVGASLGTQGSSRAQLHLRQILDAPGVDANVMPGYEFLLGRANTAFDDAGNLNNEGTVDFLEICFLRFLRFAKISNQLNEEEEFSFEPGEYEVNAIGHSGNLPMKVSFSEKRIESIKIDTKGETEGIADVVFVRIPDKILEGQTLNVDALSGASETSHGVIDGVAKAVKLAGVNPDILKRRPKPASSRIREDEEYTCDVVVVGGGGAGLSAAATVLQNGCSAIVLEKYPAVGGNTIRSGGPVNAADPKWQMRFEENPGERHTLEALLSTDEREIHAEYLEDFRALKEDFAAYQNKFGTQKGHLFDSPLLHRIQTYFGGKRTDLNGNTIYGQYDLVKILTDRALESVNWLEEIGVEYDKSIVFAPVGALWRRGHKPVKSYGTAFILALSKYVEECSGKIITDSPVKEFIIENGEIKGVIATGVNGQKLTVHAKAVILASGGFGANTKMLKEYNTYWSHIDDDIRTTNSYAMTGDGIQLGKTVGAALTGMGFTQMMPVADPETGELFSGLQVPPENFVIVNLEGKRFINEFSGRDVLTKAAIDQGGLFYLIADDEIKKTAANTSQEKIDQQVEAGTLFRADTIEELAMKVGMEPAILKATVEKYNSYVEQGFDPEFHKDTFSLKVEKAPFYATPRKPAVHHTMGGLKIDTSACVLDENGKPIKNLYAAGEVAGGIHAGNRLGGNALTDIFTFGRIAGKTAVDKLK